A region of the Synechococcus sp. PCC 7502 genome:
AAGTAAGTAATAAGGCTTACCGTTATTTTGGTATGTCTCAGCACTAATTAAACTGGCGTTAGGAGAGCCAATTACTTTTTCTTGAATGCGAAGCCCAATATCCTGTGGAGTACCAATATCTTCTAGGGTTTTAACGCTTTTGAGCTTGCCAATTACCACCGATACATTTTCCGATGGTTCAACAATGTCGTGAAAAACCACATCGGGACCATTGACTACAGATTTTTGTAACCAGCCATTAGGATGAAGAAAACTATACCCATCTCTGCTATCAACAAATGGTGCTAGTCCGCTAGTTTGAGTTACACAGCCACTCAGGGAAAGACTAAACACCATCAGGAGAATGGCAAAAGCATGTTTGAGCATAAGTTTAATTAAGAATTATTTAATGCTTTTAGCATATCTCATAGTGCGATCGTTATCATTACACTTGATTACAAAGGCGGCGGTGACTACTCTAGTTATGATAGATTTTTGTAGTAGCAATGCTGGATTTTCACCTAACTAGCGATCGCTATACTTTAGAAGAATCTGGCTAAGGTTAAGGCTAACTTTGGGTAGCTATATACATAATTTCTACGACTCGGTAAATTTTGATGCTCAGTAAATTTTTATAGTGAGGCAGAATATTTTGACTAACTCTATTACAACTAACTTCTTAAACTCCAGTTTCAGCCATAATGATAGTTCTAATCGAGAGTTAAGTGAGTATGTGGCTCATTTACAGGTGCATATGGCTCTACAGTCGCGTAATCTTGTTCCCCATTTGTCGGGCGATCGCCATGATAGTCGTAGTCAGCTATTACAGGAAACCCAAGCAGATTTTGAGAAAATAGTCTCTCGTCAATAAGATACTCAAAATATCATTATCTATAGGCTTATAGTGACCTAGACTGTAAATAGTAATGAAATATAAATTCAAAAAAGTTTATATAATTCAAGTCACATACAAGTTTCCCATAGAAGTTATAGATAAGTGATAAATACTAATAATCAGTCTTCCCTTGCTGGAATGTTTGTATCAATTTGGCAAGACAGTTTAACTATTTTGTGGGGAGATTGGTTAGATTTGCGGGTACGAGTCTCCCAAGTAGTCGCAAGTGGTTTGATTTCCCCA
Encoded here:
- the psbP gene encoding photosystem II reaction center PsbP, translated to MLKHAFAILLMVFSLSLSGCVTQTSGLAPFVDSRDGYSFLHPNGWLQKSVVNGPDVVFHDIVEPSENVSVVIGKLKSVKTLEDIGTPQDIGLRIQEKVIGSPNASLISAETYQNNGKPYYLLEYKISSSNKPNESRHDLVSVTANDGNFYTLSISTLESRWLKLKDLFYRVANSFTVNVD